A genomic region of Notamacropus eugenii isolate mMacEug1 chromosome 3, mMacEug1.pri_v2, whole genome shotgun sequence contains the following coding sequences:
- the STX1B gene encoding syntaxin-1B isoform X4 codes for MKDRTQELRSAKDSDDEEEVVHVDRDHFMDEFFEQVEEIRGCIEKLSEDVEQVKKQHSAILAAPNPDEKTKQELEDLTADIKKTANKVRSKLKAIEQSIEQEEGLNRSSADLRIRKTQHSTLSRKFVEVMTEYNATQSKYRDRCKDRIQRQLEITGRTTTNEELEDMLESGKLAIFTDDIKMDSQMTKQALNEIETRHNEIIKLETSIRELHDMFVDMAMLVESQGEMIDRIEYNVEHSVDYVERAVSDTKKAVKYQSKARRIRTVVTVPV; via the exons GCAAAAGACAGTGATGATGAAGAGGAGGTGGTACATGTGGACCGGGATCATTTCATGGATGAGTTCTTTGAACAG GTGGAAGAGATCCGAGGCTGTATTGAAAAGCTGTCTGAGGATGTGGAGCAGGTGAAGAAACAGCACAGTGCCATCTTGGCCGCCCCCAACCCCGATGAAA AAACCAAACAGGAGCTAGAAGACCTGACTGCAGACATCAAGAAGACGGCCAACAAGGTTCGGTCCAAGTTGAAAG CGATTGAGCAAAGCATCGAGCAAGAGGAAGGACTGAACCGGTCTTCAGCTGACCTCCGTATCCGAAAGACCCAG cACTCCACACTGTCTCGGAAGTTCGTGGAGGTGATGACTGAATATAATGCAACGCAGTCCAAGTATCGAGACCGATGCAAGGACCGGATCCAGCGACAACTCGAGATCA CTGGAAGGACCACAACCAATGAGGAGCTGGAAGACATGCTGGAGAGTGGAAAGCTGGCCATCTTTACGGACGAT ATCAAGATGGACTCACAGATGACCAAGCAGGCTCTGAATGAGATTGAGACAAGGCACAATGAGATCATCAAACTGGAGACCAGCATCCGGGAGCTGCACGACATGTTTGTAGACATGGCCATGCTTGTGGAAAGCCAG GGGGAGATGATTGATCGAATTGAGTACAACGTGGAACACTCTGTGGACTACGTGGAGCGGGCTGTATCCGACACCAAGAAAGCCGTGAAATATCAGAGCAAGGCCCGGAGG ATAAGGACTGTGGTTACTGTACCTGTTTAA
- the STX1B gene encoding syntaxin-1B isoform X1, with translation MKDRTQELRSAKDSDDEEEVVHVDRDHFMDEFFEQVEEIRGCIEKLSEDVEQVKKQHSAILAAPNPDEKTKQELEDLTADIKKTANKVRSKLKAIEQSIEQEEGLNRSSADLRIRKTQHSTLSRKFVEVMTEYNATQSKYRDRCKDRIQRQLEITGRTTTNEELEDMLESGKLAIFTDDIKMDSQMTKQALNEIETRHNEIIKLETSIRELHDMFVDMAMLVESQGEMIDRIEYNVEHSVDYVERAVSDTKKAVKYQSKARRSEGLVLTCVNSAMFHRGRDSPEKPPTSSLGLLVKIEHELVAFAIDPRGT, from the exons GCAAAAGACAGTGATGATGAAGAGGAGGTGGTACATGTGGACCGGGATCATTTCATGGATGAGTTCTTTGAACAG GTGGAAGAGATCCGAGGCTGTATTGAAAAGCTGTCTGAGGATGTGGAGCAGGTGAAGAAACAGCACAGTGCCATCTTGGCCGCCCCCAACCCCGATGAAA AAACCAAACAGGAGCTAGAAGACCTGACTGCAGACATCAAGAAGACGGCCAACAAGGTTCGGTCCAAGTTGAAAG CGATTGAGCAAAGCATCGAGCAAGAGGAAGGACTGAACCGGTCTTCAGCTGACCTCCGTATCCGAAAGACCCAG cACTCCACACTGTCTCGGAAGTTCGTGGAGGTGATGACTGAATATAATGCAACGCAGTCCAAGTATCGAGACCGATGCAAGGACCGGATCCAGCGACAACTCGAGATCA CTGGAAGGACCACAACCAATGAGGAGCTGGAAGACATGCTGGAGAGTGGAAAGCTGGCCATCTTTACGGACGAT ATCAAGATGGACTCACAGATGACCAAGCAGGCTCTGAATGAGATTGAGACAAGGCACAATGAGATCATCAAACTGGAGACCAGCATCCGGGAGCTGCACGACATGTTTGTAGACATGGCCATGCTTGTGGAAAGCCAG GGGGAGATGATTGATCGAATTGAGTACAACGTGGAACACTCTGTGGACTACGTGGAGCGGGCTGTATCCGACACCAAGAAAGCCGTGAAATATCAGAGCAAGGCCCGGAGG TCAGAGGGCTTGGTCCTCACCTGCGTAAACTCGGCCATGTTccacagagggagagacagtcCTGAAAAGCCACCCACCAGTTCGCTGGGCCTTCTGGTAAAAATCGAGCATGAGCTGGTGGCCTTCGCCATAGATCCCCGTGGGACGTAG
- the STX1B gene encoding syntaxin-1B isoform X3: MKDRTQELRSAKDSDDEEEVVHVDRDHFMDEFFEQVEEIRGCIEKLSEDVEQVKKQHSAILAAPNPDEKTKQELEDLTADIKKTANKVRSKLKAIEQSIEQEEGLNRSSADLRIRKTQHSTLSRKFVEVMTEYNATQSKYRDRCKDRIQRQLEITGRTTTNEELEDMLESGKLAIFTDDIKMDSQMTKQALNEIETRHNEIIKLETSIRELHDMFVDMAMLVESQGEMIDRIEYNVEHSVDYVERAVSDTKKAVKYQSKARRGSRSNTHLPPNGVILLCPILTPSLPR, from the exons GCAAAAGACAGTGATGATGAAGAGGAGGTGGTACATGTGGACCGGGATCATTTCATGGATGAGTTCTTTGAACAG GTGGAAGAGATCCGAGGCTGTATTGAAAAGCTGTCTGAGGATGTGGAGCAGGTGAAGAAACAGCACAGTGCCATCTTGGCCGCCCCCAACCCCGATGAAA AAACCAAACAGGAGCTAGAAGACCTGACTGCAGACATCAAGAAGACGGCCAACAAGGTTCGGTCCAAGTTGAAAG CGATTGAGCAAAGCATCGAGCAAGAGGAAGGACTGAACCGGTCTTCAGCTGACCTCCGTATCCGAAAGACCCAG cACTCCACACTGTCTCGGAAGTTCGTGGAGGTGATGACTGAATATAATGCAACGCAGTCCAAGTATCGAGACCGATGCAAGGACCGGATCCAGCGACAACTCGAGATCA CTGGAAGGACCACAACCAATGAGGAGCTGGAAGACATGCTGGAGAGTGGAAAGCTGGCCATCTTTACGGACGAT ATCAAGATGGACTCACAGATGACCAAGCAGGCTCTGAATGAGATTGAGACAAGGCACAATGAGATCATCAAACTGGAGACCAGCATCCGGGAGCTGCACGACATGTTTGTAGACATGGCCATGCTTGTGGAAAGCCAG GGGGAGATGATTGATCGAATTGAGTACAACGTGGAACACTCTGTGGACTACGTGGAGCGGGCTGTATCCGACACCAAGAAAGCCGTGAAATATCAGAGCAAGGCCCGGAGG GGTTCTAGGTCCAACACTCATCTTCCTCCTAATGGTGTGATCCTGCTGTGTCCCATACTTACTCCCTCTCTGCCTCGGTAA
- the STX1B gene encoding syntaxin-1B isoform X2, producing the protein MKDRTQELRSAKDSDDEEEVVHVDRDHFMDEFFEQVEEIRGCIEKLSEDVEQVKKQHSAILAAPNPDEKTKQELEDLTADIKKTANKVRSKLKAIEQSIEQEEGLNRSSADLRIRKTQHSTLSRKFVEVMTEYNATQSKYRDRCKDRIQRQLEITGRTTTNEELEDMLESGKLAIFTDDIKMDSQMTKQALNEIETRHNEIIKLETSIRELHDMFVDMAMLVESQGEMIDRIEYNVEHSVDYVERAVSDTKKAVKYQSKARRKKIMIIICCVVLGVVLASSIGGTLGL; encoded by the exons GCAAAAGACAGTGATGATGAAGAGGAGGTGGTACATGTGGACCGGGATCATTTCATGGATGAGTTCTTTGAACAG GTGGAAGAGATCCGAGGCTGTATTGAAAAGCTGTCTGAGGATGTGGAGCAGGTGAAGAAACAGCACAGTGCCATCTTGGCCGCCCCCAACCCCGATGAAA AAACCAAACAGGAGCTAGAAGACCTGACTGCAGACATCAAGAAGACGGCCAACAAGGTTCGGTCCAAGTTGAAAG CGATTGAGCAAAGCATCGAGCAAGAGGAAGGACTGAACCGGTCTTCAGCTGACCTCCGTATCCGAAAGACCCAG cACTCCACACTGTCTCGGAAGTTCGTGGAGGTGATGACTGAATATAATGCAACGCAGTCCAAGTATCGAGACCGATGCAAGGACCGGATCCAGCGACAACTCGAGATCA CTGGAAGGACCACAACCAATGAGGAGCTGGAAGACATGCTGGAGAGTGGAAAGCTGGCCATCTTTACGGACGAT ATCAAGATGGACTCACAGATGACCAAGCAGGCTCTGAATGAGATTGAGACAAGGCACAATGAGATCATCAAACTGGAGACCAGCATCCGGGAGCTGCACGACATGTTTGTAGACATGGCCATGCTTGTGGAAAGCCAG GGGGAGATGATTGATCGAATTGAGTACAACGTGGAACACTCTGTGGACTACGTGGAGCGGGCTGTATCCGACACCAAGAAAGCCGTGAAATATCAGAGCAAGGCCCGGAGG AAGAAAATCATGATCATCATCTGCTGTGTGGTGCTGGGGGTGGTGCTTGCGTCGTCCATCGGGGGGACGCTGGGCTTGTAG
- the HSD3B7 gene encoding 3 beta-hydroxysteroid dehydrogenase type 7: MDMTDGGPDLVYLVTGGCGFLGEHVVRTLLEMEPRLRELRVFDIHLGPWLEALNPGPMQVIPIQGDVTRAEDVVAAVAGADVVIHVAGLVDVWGLNDPEVIHRVNVQGTQNVIEACVQTGTRFLVYTSSMEALGPNIKGHPFYRSGVDFPW; encoded by the exons ATGG ATATGACAGACGGAGGCCCAGATCTGGTGTACCTGGTGACAGGGGGCTGCGGCTTCTTGGGGGAACATGTGGTTAGGACCCTGCTGGAGATGGAGCCCCGGCTCAGAGAGCTTCGGGTATTTGACATTCACCTGGGGCCCTGGCTGGAGGCACTAAACCCAG GGCCCATGCAGGTGATCCCAATCCAGGGGGATGTGACTCGTGCAGAGGATGTGGTGGCAGCTGTAGCTGGAGCAGATGTGGTCATTCATGTAGCAGGGCTGGTGGATGTGTGGGGACTGAATGACCCTGAGGTCATCCACAGGGTTAATGTTCAGG GGACTCAGAATGTGATTGAAGCCTGTGTGCAGACTGGGACTCGGTTCCTGGTGTACACTAGCAGCATGGAGGCCCTGGGACCCAATATCAAAGGACACCCCTTCTACCG GTCCGGGGTGGACTTCCCTTGGTGA
- the SETD1A gene encoding histone-lysine N-methyltransferase SETD1A, with protein MDQEGGGDGQKPPNFQWRNYKLIVDPALHRLPQKVYRYDGIHFSVNDAGYKIVSKLQDPRQRLTWSKNRDLSLPVPKFKLDEFYIGQVPLKEVTFARLNDNVRETFLKDMCRKYGEVEEVEILLHPRTRKHLGLARVLFASTRGAKETVKHLHHTPVMGNIIHAQLDIKGQQRMKYYELIVNGSYTPQTVPTDGKVLNEKFQGPAIPTETTESRRRPSSDSTYPSSTSVPVTPGNGTPCSQDTTYSGSRQDTPSSYGQFTPQSSQGTPYTSRGSTPYSQDSAYSSRQGTPGYSSYHPDSSSSTTSSSFKPRRSENSYQDSYSRRHFSSSATTVASSSSSSSSSSSSSSSSSSSSSSSSSSSSSSSSSSSHYRSSDSHYPAYYESSSRYQRHASYPPRRAPREEPPGTPFPERFPPSYTSYLPPEPSRPADQDYRPSAPEAAPPEPPEPVGGVGRGASPEQEEAKNSPRPASPIRSCSPAPEITNESVPFAQHSSLDSRIEMLLKEQRSKFSFLASDTEEEEDNSSLGPGVKESGSEVLLGPTHGPCTPPPAPANFEDVVPMGNIEPGAPGESPKANGQDQASLHSSGEDMEISDDDGGGSPPTAPSPPQPPPPPPPPPPPPPFLAPLPLGYPHQPAYLLPPRPEAPPPPEYPPPPPPPPHIYDFVNSLELMDRLGAQWGGMPMSFQMQTQMLTRLHQLRQGSGVTAASAAPPSGGFGEHFLPFPPHQEAAYTLPYTLYTPGQENRGAYAREGYHLPLQAEPLPSSSALREEEHPPFGEEVEMAEGKAPPPAGTVGRVLATLVQEMKNIMQRDLNRKMVENVAFGAFDQWWESKEEKAKPFQNAAKQQAKEEDKEKTKLKEPGLLSLVDWAKSGGAAGLEGFGFGSGLRGALRLPSFKVKRKEPSEISEGGEEKRPRPSTPAEEDEDEPDREKEAGESSRPGMKGPKREEERSKAQGKHRKPFALDSEGEEASQESSSEKEEEDDEDEEEEEERSETMETNKKTAEASGGEDEESASSSKYSLYAESEGENDSTSDSESSTSSSSSSSSPSSSSSSSSSSSASEEEEEEEPSVVSSALSPPLDVPSDLPIPVEEPEQEKLPVPPVIPVPELEKVPVRPPGPPEELLPETPQHPPEPPAVSQTSPPLPLAPRPEECPSSPIPLLPPPKKRRKTVSFSASEETPTTPTPEVPPPVPPPAKPVGPLPRKISRGGDRTIRNLPLDHASLVKSWPEDGSRAGRNRSGGRSRLPEEEEPGTEVDLAVLADLALTPARRGLVALPIGDDSEATETSDEAERLGPAGPSIVHVLLEHNYALAVRPTPPAPVSRSLDPLPSPATVFSSPADEVLEAPEVVVAEVEEEEEDEEEEEESESSESSSSSSDGEGALRRRSLRSHAKRRRQPLPPAPPPPPSYEPRSEFEQMTILYDIWNSGLDAEDMSYLRLTYERLLQQDGGADWLNDTHWVHHTITNLTTPKRKRKPLDGPREHQTGSARSEGYYPISKKEKDKYLDVCPVSARQLEGSDTQGTNRVLSERRSEQRRLLSAIGTSAIVDSDLLKLNQLKFRKKKLRFGRSRIHEWGLFAMEPIAADEMVIEYVGQNIRQVVADMREKRYVQEGIGSSYLFRVDHDTIIDATKCGNLARFINHCCTPNCYAKVITIEAQKKIVIYSKQPIGVDEEITYDYKFPLEDNKIPCLCGTESCRGSLN; from the exons GAGACCTTTCCCTCCCAGTTCCTAAGTTTAAG CTTGACGAGTTCTACATCGGGCAGGTCCCACTGAAGGAAGTGACCTTTGCCCGGCTGAATGACAACGTTCGGGAGACCTTCCTGAAGGACATGTGCCGAAAGTATGGAGAGGTGGAAGAGGTGGAGATCCTGTTGCACCCCCGAACACGAAAGCATCTAGGCCTAGCCCGAGTGCTCTTTGCCAGCACTCGGGGTGCCAAAGAGACTGTAAAACATCTCCATCACACCCCGGTCATGGGCAATATCATCCACGCCCAGCTTGACATCAAAG GGCAACAACGGATGAAATACTATGAACTGATTGTCAATGGCTCCTATACCCCCCAAACAGTGCCCACAGATGGCAAAGTCTTGAATGAGAAGTTCCAAGGACCTGCAATACCCACTGAGACG aCGGAATCTCGACGCCGGCCTTCATCTGATTCAACCTACCCATCAAGCACTTCTGTGCCAGTCACACCTGGAAATGGCACACCCTGTTCTCAGGACACAACTTACTCCGGTAGCCGGCAAGACACCCCCTCCTCCTATGGCCAGTTCACGCCACAATCCTCTCAAGGGACGCCTTATACCTCCCGGGGCAGCACCCCGTATTCCCAGGACTCTGCCTATTCCAGCAG gcaAGGAACTCCTGGCTATTCCAGTTACCATCCGGATTCCTCTTCTTCTACCACCTCTTCTTCTTTTAAGCCTCGTCGGTCTGAGAACAGCTATCAGGATTCCTATTCCCGCCGACACTTCTCTTCTTCAGCTACCACTGttgcctcttcttcttcttcatcatcatcatcatcatcatcatcatcatcatcatcatcatcatcgtcatcctcctcctcctcttcatcttcatcctcctcctcctcttctcattACCGTAGTTCTGACTCACATTATCCAGCATATTATGAGAGCAGTAGCCGATACCAGCGCCATGCCTCCTACCCACCCCGACGTGCGCCCCGGGAGGAGCCCCCAGGAACTCCTTTTCCTGAGCGCTTTCCACCCTCCTACACCTCCTACCTGCCCCCTGAGCCCAGTCGCCCTGCTGACCAGGATTATCGACCTTCAGCCCCAGAGGCTGCACCTCCAGAGCCTCCAGAACCTGTTGGTGGAGTGGGTAGGGGGGCCAGCCCTGAACAAGAGGAAGCCAAGAATTCACCTCGTCCAGCATCCCCCATTCGATCTTGCTCACCTGCCCCAGAGATCACCAATGAGAGTGTGCCCTTTGCCCAGCATAGCAGCCTAGATTCCCGGATTGAAATGCTACTGAAGGAACAGCGGTCCAAGTTTTCCTTCTTGGCCTCAGACACAGAAGAAGAGGAGGACAACAGTAGTTTGGGCCCTGGGGTCAAAGAATCTGGGAGTGAGGTCCTTCTGGGACCAACTCATGGGCCTTGCACACCTCCCCCAGCCCCGGCAAATTTTGAGGATGTAGTTCCCATGGGGAACATTGAACCTGGGGCACCCGGAGAATCTCCCAAAGCCAATGGACAGGACCag gcctctcttcattcttctggcGAGGACATGGAAATCTCAGATGATGATGGTGGAGGATCACCCCCAACAGCCCCCTCACCTCCGCAACCTCCacctcctccacctcccccacctccccctccACCCTTTCTGGCTCCCCTTCCCCTGGGCTATCCCCATCAGCCTGCCTATCTTCTTCCACCCCGGCCAGAGGCACCCCCACCCCCTGAAtatcctccaccccctccccctcccccacacatcTATGACTTTGTCAACTCCCTTGAGCTAATGGACCGACTTGGGGCTCAGTGGGGAGGGATGCCCATGTCCTTCCAAATGCAGACCCAAATGTTGACCCGGTTGCACCAGCTGAGGCAGGGTAGTGGGGTAACTGCTGCATCAGCAGCCCCCCCTAGTGGAGGTTTTGGGGAacatttccttccattccctCCACATCAAGAAGCTGCCTATACACTACCCTACACTCTGTATACCCCTGGACAGGAGAACCGAGGGGCTTATGCCCGTGAGGGCTATCATCTGCCCTTACAGGCAGAGCCCTTGCCTTCCTCCTCTGCCTTAAGGGAGGAGGAACATCCCCCTTTTGGggaggaggtagaaatggcagaGGGGAAGGCACCACCTCCTGCTGGCACAGTGGGCCGGGTGCTGGCTACGCTGGTACAGGAGATGAAGAACATCATGCAACGGGACCTTAATCGCAAGATGGTTGAAAATGTAGCTTTTGGAGCTTTTGACCAGTGGTgggaaagtaaagaggaaaaggCTAAG CCTTTCCAGAATGCAGCCAAACAGCAGGCAAAAGAGGAAGACAAGGAGAAGACAAAACTAAAGGAGCCAGGGCTGCTCTCCCTAGTGGACTGGGCCAAGAGTGGGGGTGCTGCAGGCCTGGAAGGCTTTGGATTTGGCTCTGGGCTTCGAGGGGCACTTCGACTACCATCATTCAAG GTAAAACGGAAAGagccttctgaaatttcagaggGTGGAGAAGAAAAGCGGCCTCGGCCTTCTACCCCAGCAGAAGAGGATGAAGATG AACCTGATCGAGAGAAGGAAGCTGGAGAGTCAAGTCGACCAGGGATGAAGGGCCCAAagcgggaagaggagaggagtaaGGCCCAGGGCAAACACCGAAAACCTTTTGCTCTGGACAGTGAAGGAGAAGAGGCGTCACAAGAGTCCTCCTCTGAGAAG gaggaagaagatgatgaggatgaggaagaggaagaagagcgCAGTGAAACCATGGAGACCAATAAGAAGACAGCCGAGGCATCTGGAG GTGAGGATGAGGAGAGTGCCTCCTCCTCCAAATATTCTCTGTACGCTGAATCAGAAGGTGAGAATGACAGCACTTCAGACTCTGAGAGCAGCACTTCCTCTAGCAGCTCTTCCTCCagcccctcctcctcttcctcttcctcctcttcctcctctgcatctgaagaggaggaggaggaggaaccatCAGTAGTTTCTTCAGCCTTGTCACCCCCTCTGGACGTCCCATCAGACCTCCCTATCCCTGTGGAGGAACCAGAACAAGAGAAGCTTCCAGTTCCACCTGTCATACCTGTCCCTGAGCTGGAGAAGGTCCCAGTGAGGCCTCCAG GTCCTCCTGAGGAACTATTGCCTGAGACACCTCAACATCCCCCAGAGCCACCAGCTGTCTCCCAAACCTCTCCTCCCCTACCTCTTGCCCCTCGTCCTGAAGAGTGTCCATCTTCTCCTATCCCACTTCTCCCACCACCGAAGAAGCGGCGGAAAACAGTCTCCTTCTCTGCATCAGAGGAAACCCCAACCACCCCAACTCCTGAGGTTCCACCACCTGTTCCACCTCCAGCTAAGCCTGTTGGTCCCCTTCCCCGGAAAATCTCCCGGGGTGGGGATCGGACCATTCGAAATTTGCCCCTGGACCATGCTTCTCTGGTCAAGAGCTGGCCAGAGGATGGATCCCGGGCAGGGCGAAACCGGAGTGGAGGTCGGAGTCGTCTGCCAGAAGAAGAAGAACCTGGGACTGAAGTAGACCTGGCAGTCTTGGCAGATTTGGCCCTGACTCCAGCTCGGCGAGGGCTGGTCGCTCTACCCATAGGAGATGATTCTGAGGCCACGGAGACCTCAGACGAGGCCGAGCGTTTGGGTCCAGCAGGTCCCTCAATTGTTCATGTTCTTCTGGAGCACAACTATGCTCTGGCTGTCCGGCCCACTCCCCCTGCTCCAGTTTCCAGATCCCTGGACCCACTTCCTTCCCCTGCCACTGTCTTCAGCTCACCTGCCGATGAGGTCCTAGAAGCCCCTGAGGTGGTGGTTGctgaggtggaggaggaagaggaggacgaggaagaggaagaagagtctGAATCATCAGagagtagtagtagcagcagtgaTGGGGAGGGTGCCTTGAGGCGGAGGAGCCTTCGATCCCATGCCAAGCGCCGTCGACAGCCCTTGCCCCctgcccctccacccccacccagtTATGAGCCTCGAAGTGAGTTTGAACAGATGACCATCTTGTATGACATCTGGAATTCTGGACTTGATGCTGAGGACATGAGCTACTTACGACTCACCTATGAGAGGCTGCTACAGCAGGATGGTGGAGCTGACTGGCTCAATGATACCCACTGGGTCCATCACACCA TCACCAACTTGACCACTCCCAAACGTAAGCGAAAGCCCCTGGATGGACCCCGGGAGCATCAGACAGGTTCAGCTCGGAGTGAAGGTTACTACCCCATcagtaagaaagaaaaggataagtACTTGGATGTCTGTCCTGTATCCGCACGTCAGCTAGAGGGCTCAGACACCCAG GGGACAAACCGGGTGTTATCAGAAAGAAGGTCAGAGCAGCGTAGGCTGCTCAGTGCCATTGGTACATCAGCCATTGTGGACAGTGACCTGCTGAAACTGAATCAGCTCAAG TTCCGGAAGAAAAAACTGAGATTTGGCAGGAGCCGGATCCACGAGTGGGGTCTTTTTGCTATGGAACCTATTGCAGCTGATGAGATGGTTATCGAGTATGTGGGACAGAACATACGTCAG GTGGTAGCTGACATGAGGGAGAAACGGTATGTGCAGGAGGGCATTGGCAGCAGCTATCTGTTTCGGGTGGACCATGACACCATCATTGATGCCACCAAATGTGGAAATCTGGCACGATTTATCAATCACTGCTGCACG CCCAACTGCTATGCCAAGGTGATCACCATTGAGGCCCAGAAGAAGATTGTAATCTACTCCAAGCAGCCAATTGGGGTGGATGAAGAAATCACCTATGACTACAaattccccttggaagacaacaAGATCCCATGTTTGTGCGGCACTGAAAGTTGCCGAGGTTCCCTCAACTGA